A DNA window from Drosophila virilis strain 15010-1051.87 chromosome 4, Dvir_AGI_RSII-ME, whole genome shotgun sequence contains the following coding sequences:
- the cni gene encoding protein cornichon: MAFNFTAFTYIVALIGDAFLIFFAIFHVIAFDELKTDYKNPIDQCNSLNPLVLPEYLLHLFLNLLFLFCGEWYSLCLNIPLIAYHIWRYKNRPLMSGPGLYDPTTVLKTDTLSRNLREGWIKLAVYLISFFYYIYGMVYSLIST, encoded by the exons ATGGCCTTTAATTTCACCGCATTCACGTATATTGTGGCGCTCATTGGCGAcgcatttttaatatttttcgcaATATTTCATGTGATTGCATTCGATGAGCTAAAAACAGATTATAAAAATCCAATCGATCAGTGCAACAGCCTCAACCCG CTCGTCTTACCAGAATATTTGCTGCACCTATTCCTCAATTTGCTTTTCCTATTCTGCGGCGAATGGTATTCACTGTGCCTCAATATACCTCTCATAGCCTATCACATATGGCg TTACAAGAATCGGCCCCTTATGTCCGGTCCGGGCTTGTATGACCCCACCACCGTATTGAAAACGGACACATTATCCCGCAATCTGCGCGAGGGTTGGATTAAATTGGCCGTCTACTTGATCAGCTTCTTCTACTATATATACGG CATGGTTTATTCGCTCATCTCTACATAG
- the fzy gene encoding cell division cycle protein 20 homolog: MSQFNFVSDLQNALIMDGETRGPAPRWKKKLEASLNGSVNTTRSVLSVSYNTSFSGVQAPTKTPGKSADAKAKKPTTTPSKTPGGGDRFIPNRAATNFELAHFLVNKDAGDKSDEENDQQPTSSNSNENNVQASAHKGERQKLIAEVAQVGESSKSGRILCYQNKAPAAPESHTNPLKVVYSLKTPISTKSGSRYIPTTSERILDAPDFINDYYLNLMDWSGDNIVAVALGNCVYLWNAASGNIEQLTEYEEGDYACALSWIQEGQILAIGNSTGAVELWDCSKVKRLRVMDGHSARVGSLAWNSYLVSSGSRDGTIIHHDVRSREHKVSSLNGHAQEVCGLKWSTDFKYLASGGNDNLVNVWSLAGNGVGTATEPLHKFNEHQAAVRALAWCPWQPNTLASGGGTADRCIKFWNVCNGSLIKSVDSKSQVCALLFSRHYKELISAHGFANNQLTIWKYPSMIKQADLTGHTSRVLQMAMSPDGSTVISAGADETLRLWNCFAPDPMAAKKVSNVNSNAKKSVFRQSIR; encoded by the exons atgTCTCAGTTCAATTTTGTGAGCGACTTACAAAATGCATTGATCATGGATGGCGAGACGCGTGGTCCTGCGCCGCGCTGGAAGAAGAAGCTGGAGGCGTCCCTTAATGGCAGCGTAAATACCACACGGTCCGTGCTATCCGTTTCATACAATACCAGCTTTTCGGGCGTCCAAGCGCCAACCAAGACACCAGGCAAAAGCGCCGACGCGAAAGCTAAAAAGCCGACGACAACGCCAAGCAAGACGCCTGGCGGCGGGGATCGCTTTATACCTAATCGTGCTGCCACCAACTTTGAGTTGGCACATTTTCTG GTTAATAAGGACGCTGGCGACAAATCCGACGAGGAGAACGACCAACAGCCGacgagcagcaacagcaatgaaAATAATGTGCAGGCATCTGCTCATAAGGGCGAACGCCAGAAACTCATCGCCGAAGTGGCCCAGGTGGGCGAGAGCAGCAAGAGTGGACGCATTTTGTGCTATCAAAATAAGGCACCCGCAGCTCCCGAATCCCATACGAATCCACTCAAAGTTGTCTATTCCCTGAAAACGCCGATTTCGACAAAGAGCGGTTCACGCTACATTCCAACGACATCGGAGCGCATACTTGATGCTCCAGACTTTATCAATGACTACT ACCTAAATCTAATGGACTGGAGCGGTGATAATATTGTGGCCGTTGCTCTGGGCAACTGCGTTTATCTGTGGAATGCAGCCAGCGGCAACATTGAGCAGCTGACCGAGTACGAGGAGGGCGACTATGCGTGTGCGCTTTCCTGGATACAGGAGGGACAGATTTTGGCTATTGGTAACAGCACCGGCGCCGTGGAGCTCTGGGATTGCTCGAAGGTGAAGCGTTTGCGCGTGATGGATGGGCACAGTGCACGGGTCGGCTCTTTAGCCTGGAATTCCTATTTGGTGTCGTCGGGCAGCCGCGATGGCACCATTATACACCATGATGTGCGCTCCCGCGAACACAAGGTGTCCTCGCTAAACGGCCACGCCCAGGAGGTGTGCGGCCTCAAGTGGTCCACCGACTTCAAGTACTTGGCCAGCGGCGGCAACGATAATCTCGTAAATGTTTGGTCGCTGGCCGGCAACGGTGTGGGCACCGCCACAGAGCCATTGCACAAGTTCAATGAGCATCAGGCGGCAGTGCGTGCCCTGGCCTGGTGTCCCTGGCAGCCCAACACCTTGGCGTCGGGCGGTGGCACTGCGGATCGCTGTATCAAGTTCTGGAATGTGTGCAATGGCTCGCTCATCAAATCGGTAGACTCGAAATCGCAGGTGTGCGCGTTGCTCTTCTCGCGGCATTACAAGGAGCTGATATCGGCGCACGGCTTTGCCAACAATCAGCTGACCATCTGGAAGTATCCGTCGATGATCAAACAGGCCGATCTAACCGGACACACATCGCGCGTGCTGCAAATGGCCATGTCACCCGATGGCAGCACTGTGATAAGCGCTGGCGCCGACGAAACGTTGCGTCTGTGGAACTGCTTTGCACCCGATCCCATGGCGGCCAAAAAGGTGTCCAATGTCAATAGCAATGCCAAGAAAAGCGTCTTTCGCCAGAGCATACGCTAG
- the Syx5 gene encoding syntaxin-5, which yields MQTRRRHQQTDQQEFSSNYSAPLLPLQQSLPQPQQQQQTLIQPGQTQLLYAAQQPTFEAAINIGDAQSSVEADDKYEKAARQWNLFSGISSRSGQALRTFIQQPLSAAAAVVTGNHSNQTQNSDNNNSSYDKGIYNFGAPQAQVEPDEFDLAEEQEVFIMAARDRTGEFANAIRSLQSRNISRAVNIRDPRKAKQVQSYSEFMMVARFIGKNIASTYAKLEKLTMLAKKKSLFDDRPQEIQELTYIIKGDLNALNQQIAKLQDISKDQRRTTNGKHLVSHSSNMVLALQSKLASMSTDFKQILEVRTENLKHQKTRRDHFSQGPGPLAAHTVSPSTAKQGSLLLSEENQAVSIDMGGSDTTPLLGPPARLQQQQQLAIYDESDTYVQQRAETMQNIESTIVELGGIFQQLAHMVKEQEEIVERIDTNVADAELNIEAAHGEILKYFQSVSKNRWLMIKIFGVLIFFFLFFVVFMS from the exons ATGCAAACTCGACGTCGTCATCAACAAACGGACCAGCAGGAATTCAGCAGCAATTACAGTGCCCCGCTATTGCCACTGCAGCAGTCactgccacagccacagcagcagcagcagacgctaATCCAACCGGGGCAGACCCAATTATTGTACGCAGCTCAGCAGCCCACGTTCGAAGCTGCCATTAATATTGGCGACGCGCAATCCAGTGTAGAAGCAGACGATAAGTACGAGAAGGCAGCCCGCCAGTGGAATTTGTTTAGTGGCATCTCGTCAAGGTCGGGCCAGGCGCTGCGCACGTTCATACAGCAGCCACTGAGCGCCGCTGCGGCTGTTGTTACCGGCAATCATTCAAACCAAACACAAAACTCCGACAATAATAACAGCAGCTACGATAAAGGCATCTACAATTTTGGAGCGCCTCAAGCACAGGTAGAGCCTGACGAGTTTGACTTGGCAGAGGAGCAGGAAGTATTTATAATGGCAGCACGAGATCGTACAGGCGAGTTCGCCAATGCGATACGTTCGCTACAGTCACGGAACATCTCACGAGCGGTTAATATACGGGATCCACGCAAGGCCAAACAAGTGCAAAGCTATTCCGAGTTCATGATGGTGGCCCGTTTCATAGGCAAAAACATTGCCAGCACATATGCCAAACTGGAGAAGTTGACCATGC TGGCCAAAAAGAAGAGTCTGTTTGATGACAGACCGCAGGAGATACAGGAGCTGACGTACATCATCAAAGGTGATCTGAATGCATTGAACCAGCAGATCGCCAAACTTCAGGACATCTCTAAGGATCAGCGACGCACCACAAACGGCAAGCATCTGGTATCACATTCCTCAAACATGGTGCTCGCCCTGCAATCCAAGTTAGCCAGCATGAGCACAGACTTCAAGCAGATCCTTGAAGTGCGCACAGAAAATCTCAAGCACCAGAAGACGCGACGCGATCATTTTAGCCAGGGACCAGGACCGCTGGCCGCACACACCGTTTCGCCTTCGACTGCCAAACAGGGTTCTCTGCTGCTTAGCGAGGAGAACCAAGCAGTTAGCATAGATATGGGCGGCAGCGATACGACGCCGCTGCTGGGACCGCCGGCACgcctgcagcaacagcaacagctggccATTTACGACGAGTCCGACACGTATGTGCAACAGCGTGCCGAGACCATGCAGAACATCGAGTCCACAATTGTGGAACTGGGTGGCATATTCCAACAGCTGGCGCATATGGTTAAAGAGCAGGAGGAGATTGTTGAACGCATCGATACGAATGTGGCGGACGCGGAATTAAATATTGAGGCAGCGCATGGCGAGATACTCAAATACTTTCAATCCGTTTCAAAGAATCGTTGGCTCATGATTAAGATATTCGGTGTACTAATATTTTTCTTCCtgttctttgttgtttttatgtcATAA
- the LOC6627827 gene encoding BOS complex subunit TMEM147, with translation MTLYHFGNCVALLLPYYFTYKYSGLSEYGAFWKCVQAGCIYIFTQLCKMLVLATFFYSDSAPNSGEFNFFAEILRCSVDVADLLGFALILSRIPGKGHSKLITAGLGWATAEVILSRGIMLWVGARGTEFSWIYIQKCLESNVLLVQHLTTATLIWLFTRHDLNKALKPLVSILLAVTIFKGVWLEGLLHILSIGPWSAIAVKALVAAIIGFCSLHIYAGLAQQIGI, from the exons ATGACGCTTTATCACTTTGGAAACTGTGTTGCGCTTCTTTTGCCATATTACTTTACATACAAATACTCGGGCCT GTCAGAGTATGGCGCATTCTGGAAATGCGTGCAAGCGGGTTGCATTTACATATTCACACAGCTCTGTAAAATGCTCGTTTTAGCCACATTCTTCTACTCGGATTCGGCGCCAAATAGCGGGGAGTTTAATTTCTTTGCG GAGATTCTGCGCTGCAGCGTGGACGTGGCAGATCTACTTGGATTCGCGCTCATTCTAAGCCGCATTCCTGGCAAGGGCCATTCCAAACTCATCACCGCTGGACTGGGCT GGGCTACCGCGGAGGTAATACTCTCCCGTGGCATTATGCTGTGGGTGGGCGCCCGCGGCACCGAGTTTAGTTGGATCTACATACAGAAATGCCTGGAGTCCAATGTCCTGCTCGTACAGCATCTGACTACTGCCACGCTGATTTGGCTGTTCACGCGTCACGATCTCAACAAAGCATTAAAACCCCTAGTCTCCATTTTGCTGGCAGTCACCATTTTCAAAGGAGTCTGGCTGGAAGGTCTGTTGCATATACTGAGCATTGGACCCTGGTCGGCGATTGCGGTTAAAGCGCTGGTGGCCGCCATCATCGGCTTCTGTTCGCTGCATATTTATGCGGGTCTGGCCCAGCAAATTggtatttaa